From Aspergillus fumigatus Af293 chromosome 3, whole genome shotgun sequence, a single genomic window includes:
- a CDS encoding molybdopterin oxidoreductase family protein has product FCVRRRQTHIQLLTVIRVGHWPVKEHKVVGVRGRITDRVNRGRLGPKGLHGWEAMNHPDRPKHPLIRRNGKLEPASWDEAMSLIVHQTKDVQKRLTNHGIGFYTTGQLFLEEYYVLAMIGKAGLNTLHMDGNTRLCTATAAASMRESFGSDGQPGSYTDIDFTDCIFMVGHNMANTQTVLWSRVLDRLAGPDPPKLVVVDPRESETARHATVHLAPKGGTNVALLNGLQHLLFENGWLNEEWVEQHTVGRQELEKTVAKYTPEYVENITGVPADMLKDAAEIIGTSGSLLSTALQGVYQSNQATAAACQINNINLLLGHIGKPGSGILQMNGQPTAQNNRETGCNGEYPGFRNFQNEKHMKEIADVWKIDLVQTPHWNQPTHIQNMLNYIEDGSIQMFWVSGTNPLVSLPHLYRVRELLTKPELFLVVQDIFVTETAAIADVVLPAAQWGEKTGCFTNVDRTMHLSLKAVDPPGEARADLDIWLDYAKRMGFKNKYGEPLIPFTSPKEVFDEWRKMSFGRPLDCSALTYEKLTGGSGIQWPCTKEHPYGKDRLFDDGKFFTDTDYCESYGHDLETGTPYTRAQYQAMNPAGRAILKSAQYKPSLEIPNEDYPLLLSTGRNVFHFHTRTKTGRARRLQQADQEPIVQISVEDAQALHVTEGEMVVVRSRRGSVELPVRIGGINDGHVFIPFHFGYWDATDGRARAANELTIEQWDPVSKQPMFKSGAVRIEKCVQKEAERQTMAVRSVEMRKPDAASSAGDNSNDKKPIRRMELWLGATDQALEMLRDMYVDMIPRLVHDMEIQSGLQVMRRITCEISDQFKPIIERYHESQQYGRRVAEHLRDSIFPAIGESKDPYEALAALQSLDLFLTYIEGHLTALSPASQALWDCDFIEAVKFAQKGIQRQKGWVSQHIKVKSPQTLLVPSAAAEELSGEDSRMAGQIRC; this is encoded by the exons TTTTGTgtgagaagaagacaaacCCACATTCAACTCTTGACTGTCATTCGCGTGGGTCATTGGCCGGTGAAAGAACATAAAGTCGTTGGTGTGCGCGGGCGCATCACCGACCGGGTCAACAGGGGAAGACTGGGGCCGAAAGGCCTTCATGG CTGGGAAGCAATGAACCATCCGGACCGTCCGAAACACCCCCTGATCCGTCGGAATGGAAAGCTGGAGCCCGCATCCTGGGACGAGGCCATGTCGCTGATCGTGCACCAAACGAAAGACGTTCAAAAACGCCTGACCAACCATGGAATCGGCTTCTACACCACCGGACAGCTGTTCCTGGAGGAATACTATGTCCTTGCTATGATTGGCAAGGCCGGCCTGAATACACTGCACAT GGACGGCAACACTCGCCTCTGCACGGCAACGGCAGCTGCCAGTATGCGCGAGTCCTTTGGCAGTGACGGCCAGCCGGGATCATATACAGACATCGACTTCACCGATTGCATCTTCATGGTCGGACATAACATGGCAAACACCCAGACAGTGCTGTGGTCCCGTGTGTTGGATCGCCTGGCAGGACCCGATCCCCCAAAGCTAGTGGTTGTGGATCCTCGAGAATCGGAGACGGCCAGGCACGCGACAGTTCACTTGGCGCCAAAGGGTGGGACCAATGTCGCGCTACTCAATGGATTGCAGCACTTGCTGTTCGAGAACGGCTGGTTGAATGAGGAGTGGGTGGAACAACACACAGTTGGGCGACAGGAGTTGGAAAAGACAGTGGCCAAATATACCCCCGAATATGTGGAGAACATAACGGGCGTTCCTGCCGATATGCTGAAAGACGCCGCCGAGATCATCGGCACCAGTGGTAGTCTCCTGTCCACTGCCTTACAGGGAGTCTATCAATCAAACCAGGCCACCGCGGCCGCCTGCcagatcaacaacatcaacctCTTGCTGGGACACATTGGCAAGCCCGGCAGTGGTATTCTCCAAATGAACGGCCAGCCGACTGCGCAAAACAATCGCGAGACAGGATGCAACGGCGAGTATCCAGGGTTCCGCAATTTCCAGAACGAGAAACACATGAAGGAGATCGCCGACGTGTGGAAGATTGACCTCGTGCAGACGCCACACTGGAACCAGCCCACCCACATTCAAAATATGCTCAACTATATCGAGGATGGCAGCATCCAGATGTTCTGGGTGTCTGGCACTAACCCCCTCGTCAGCCTGCCCCATCTCTACCGCGTCCGAGAGCTCCTCACCAAGCCAGAGCTGTTCTTGGTGGTGCAAGATATCTTCGTGACCGAGACGGCCGCCATTGCAGATGTCGTTCTCCCTGCCGCACAATGGGGCGAGAAGACGGGCTGTTTCACCAACGTCGACCGGACCATGCATTTATCGTTGAAGGCCGTAGACCCACCAGGGGAGGCTCGAGCTGACCTTGACATTTGGCTTGACTATGCGAAGCGCATGGGGTTCAAGAACAAATACGGGGAGCCACTGATTCCCTTCACATCGCCCAAAGAGGTGTTTGATGAATGGAGGAAGATGTCGTTCGGTCGACCGCTCGACTGTAGCGCGCTGACATATGAGAAATTGACCGGTGGATCGGGGATCCAGTGGCCATGCACGAAAGAACATCCATATGGAAAAGACCGCTTGTTTGACGACGGGAAATTCTTCACAGATACGGACTACTGTGAGAGTTATGGTCATGATCTGGAGACCGGGACCCCGTACACCAGGGCCCAATACCAGGCGATGAACCCTGCTGGCCGGGCCATTCTCAAGTCGGCACAGTACAAGCCATCGCTGGAGATCCCAAATGAGGACTATCCTCTCTTGTTGTCTACAGGGCGCAACGTCTTCCACTTTCATACGCGCACCAAAACCGGGAGAGCAAGGCGTCTGCAGCAAGCCGATCAGGAGCCGATCGTGCAGATTTCGGTGGAAGACGCCCAAGCCCTGCATGTCACTGAAGGGGAGATGGTGGTCGTGCGATCGCGACGGGGGAGTGTTGAGCTTCCAGTGAGAATCGGGGGAATCAACGACGGTCATGTTTTCATTCCTTTTCACTTTGGTTATTGGGACGCTACAGACGGGAGAGCACGGGCAGCCAACGAGCTTACGATTG AGCAATGGGACCCAGTTTCCAAACAGCCGATGTTCAAGTCCGGCGCCGTCCGCATTGAAAAGTGTGTCCAAAAGGAGGCAGAACGACAAACAATGGCCGTCCGGAGTGTCGAGATGAGGAAACCAGACGCGGCAAGCAGCGCAGGAGACAATAGCAACGACAAGAAGCCCATCCGGCGGATGGAGCTCTGGCTGGGAGCGACTGACCAGGCACTGGAGATGCTGCGCGACATGTACGTCGACATGATCCCGCGTTTGGTGCATGATATGGAGATCCAAAGTGGTCTCCAGGTGATGAGACGCATTACCTGTGAGATTTCGGACCAGTTCAAGCCCATTATTGAGCGATATCACGAGAGCCAACAATACGGTCGCCGGGTGGCCGAGCACCTACGAGACAGCATTTTCCCTGCGATTGGTGAATCGAAGGATCCGTACGAGGCACTGGCAGCGCTACAGTCACTGGACTTGTTCCTGACCTATATCGAAGGGCATCTAACAGCTCTATCTCCCGCGAGTCAGGCACTCTGGGATTGTGATTTCATTGAAGCAGTCAAATTCGCCCAGAAGGGCATTCAAAGACAGAAAGGGTGGGTTAGCCAGCATATCAAAGTGAAAAGCCCACAGACGCTACTAGTCCCGTCGGCGGCTGCAGAGGAATTAAGTGGAGAGGATTCTCGAATGGCCGGGCAGATTCGTTGTTGA
- a CDS encoding endo-1,4-beta-xylanase: protein MRFSLAATTLLAGLATAAPSSSKNDVNLDKLARRNGMLWFGTAADIPGTSETTDKSYLSILRKKFGEMTPANALKFMYTEPEQNVFNFTQGDYFMDLADHYGHAVRCHNLVWASQVSDWVTSRNWTATELKEVMKNHIFKTVQHFGKRCYAWDVVNEAVNGDGTFSSSVWYDTIGEEYFYLAFQYAQEALAQIHANQVKLYYNDYGIENPGPKADAVLKLVAELRKRGIRIDGVGLESHFIVGETPSLADQLATKKAYIEAGLEVAITELDVRFSQAPFYTAEAQKQQAADYYASVASCKHAGPRCVGVVVWDFDDAYSWIPGTFEGQGGACLYNETLEVKPAFYAAAEALENKPCTVC, encoded by the exons ATGCGTTTCTCCCTTGCCGCCACCACTCTTCTCGCTGGCCTGGCCACGGCAGCGCCTTCGAGCAGCAAGAACGACGTCAATCTCGATAAGCTTGCTCGACGTAATGGCATGCTTTGGTTCGGCACTGCAGCCGATATCCCTGGTACCTCAGAGACAACCGACAAGTCTTATCTGAGCATCCTGCGCAAGAAGTTCGGCGAAATGACTCCCGCAAACGCATTGAAG TTCATGTATACCGAGCCCGAGCAAAATGTCTTCAACTTCACTCAAGGGGACTACTTCATGGACTTGGCCGATCACTATGGTCACGCCGTGCGCTGCCATAACCTCGTCTGGGCCAGCCAAGTGTCCGACTGGGTCACCTCCAGGAACTGGACCGCCACAGAACTCAAagaagtgatgaagaaccACATCTTCAAGACCGTCCAGCATTTTGGCAAGCGCTGCTACGCGTGGGACGTCGTCAATGAAGCTGTTAATGGGGACGggaccttctcctccagtgtGTGGTACGACACAATTGGCGAGGAATACTTCTACCTTGCATTCCAGTATGCCCAGGAAGCCCTGGCGCAGATTCACGCCAACCAGGTCAAGCTTTACTATAACGACTACGGCATTGAGAACCCCGGCCCCAAGGCAGATGCTGTTCTGAAGCTAGTCGCCGAGTTGCGGAAGCGGGGCATTCGCATTGACGGAGTCGGTCTCGAGTCCCACTTCATCGTCGGCGAGACTCCTTCGCTCGCTGACCAGCTCGCCACCAAGAAGGCTTATATCGAGGCCGGACTTGAGGTCGCCATCACCGAACTTGACGTCCGTTTTTCTCAGGCCCCGTTCTACACCGCCGAGGCCCAAAAGCAGCAGGCTGCCGACTACTATGCTAGCGTCGCCAGTTGCAAGCATGCCGGACCGCGCTGTGTTGGTGTTGTAGTCTGGGATTTCGATGACGCCTACTCGTGGATTCCGGGTACCTTCGAGGGACAGGGTGGCGCCTGTCTATATAATGAGACACTCGAGGTGAAGCCGGCCTTCTATGCTGCTGCCGAGGCGTTGGAGAACAAGCCCTGCACTGTATGCTAG